The following coding sequences lie in one Falco naumanni isolate bFalNau1 chromosome 18, bFalNau1.pat, whole genome shotgun sequence genomic window:
- the GPATCH8 gene encoding G patch domain-containing protein 8 isoform X2 produces MACVWFTVAFWSLHSKARSLTTQTQCVKRAGVADQALTASLCVPLTGRTDPIPIVVKYDVMGMGRMEMELDYAEDATERRRVLEVEKEDTEELRQKYKDYVDKEKAIAKALEDLRANFYCELCDKQYQKHQEFDNHINSYDHAHKQEGTQDYCETGMIADVLKANPSNFGAQITRRLKDLKQREFARNVSSRSRKDERKQEKALRRLHELAEQRRQPECAPGSGPMFRTTTVAVDEEGGDDDDSAANSSSFIQTTSGQATEMTMDRGFLNTGQVGGAVMPSQMPVQTAQAIGFGIKNTLGTPLQKIGVSFSFAKKTPVKLETIASVFKDHVEESSSADGAKADERGSSDAGSLQKSGEGESTNNSDGKTEEDDQHDKDSGSLATTLSKLKKMRREDGPMAAEPEYYHYIPPAHCKVKPNFQFLLFMKSTEQMEAENVNKKNTHEVKKGSSPKPKPSKHTEKAAESTGQQKEQSTTETAAQQGKTELKEVLENASVQESTHLTESNVPEPDTTKEVAQPVSGCKDASEGPKHPTGPFFPVLSKDESTTLQWPSELLIFTKAEPSVSYSCNPLYFDFKLSRNKDGKGKGAEKSKDTGSLCKENSQSTESGEISKPKEAESIGNSSALKMENKSLSTCGSQNKQECGLASAGKGEGEDSSKSIIGKNKSGRSHKHKKKKKHKKSSKHKRKHKEEADEKGRKTDLGEEKPKKRKRRRHRKGKSSLSAESERVLKTELSEDCSHFQKKKRCSQESQRKSLSAEEGSSGKKEDGGNSCQEHGSKKHKTDLQQLSASRRRCLAPSLGRAGRRSRQSSGDYDSDEGSHGKHCQQKSPSQYSDDYDSGSEHSRSRSRSGRRHSSHRSYSSSSDASTDHSRYSRRRSYSDDSYSDYSDQSRCHSKRSQDSEDDSDYNSSNHRSKRRKYSSSEDDYSSSRSRSRSRSRSRTHPRGRSRTRSRGRTRSSSCSRSRSKRRSRSVTGRSWKRSRSYSRDRSRSTRSHSQRSLSRKGSRGHESPEERRSGRRDFIRSKIYRSQSPHYFRTGRSEGSLLKKEDGKGEDLKGSGSLSQNSSGSGTGRASEGDCSPEERNSVTAKLLLEKIQSRKVEKKPCVADEMLSGANKVGIKLKDPPQGYFGPKLPPSLGNKPVLPLIGKLPTIRKPNTKRYEESGLERGEEQELSDSEDASQGMEEAQLGNQSLLEEVVMVIQDKPLDEQKREEPAVEMPSMPLEAPTLPECFGSGDLVMSHNFLSDPSDGDGLERMEGGNQPVPVETSMMPLVPDVEHFSGYVPQSGEPSIEGDREGGEDSSLAPLESQPITFTPEEMEKYSKLQQAAQQHIQQQLLAKQVKAFPASAALAPAAPALQPIHIQQPAAASATSITTVQHAILQHHAAAAAAAIGIHPHPHPQPLAQVHHIPQPHLTPISLSHLTHSIIPGHPATFLASHPIHIIPASAIHPGPFTFHPVPHALYPTLLAPRPAAAAAATALHLHPLLHPIFSGQDLQHPPSHGT; encoded by the exons ATGGCTTGTGTTTGGTTCACTGTAGCTTTCTGGTCTCTGCACTCCAAGGCAAGATCTCTAACCACCCAAACCCAATGTGTAAAGCGAGCTGGGGTGGCAGACCAAGCGCTGACCGCCTCTCTGTGTGTTCCTCTTACAGGGAGGACAGATCCCATCCCTATCGTCGTCAAGTACGATGTCATGGGCATGGGGAGGATGGAAATGGAG cttgacTACGCCGAAGATGCCACTGAGCGGAGGCGTGTACTGGAGGTGGAGAAAGAAGACACCGAGGAGCTGAGGCAGAAATACAAG GATTATGTTGATAAAGAAAAGGCAATTGCCAAGGCTTTGGAAGACCTCAGAGCAAACTTCTACTGTGAACTCTGTGACAAGCAGTATCAAAAGCATCAAGAGTTTGACAACCACATAAACTCTTACGATCATGCTCACAAGCAG GAAGGAACTCAGGATTATTGCGAAACAGGGATGATAG CTGATGTATTGAAAGCAAACCCTTCTAATTTTGGAGCCCAGATCACAAGA AGGTTGAAAGATCTCAAGCAAAGGGAATTTGCTCGCAATGTCTCTTCAAGATCACGTAAAgatgaaaggaagcaggagaaagCCCTCCGACGTCTACATGAACTGGCAGAACAGAGGAGGCAGCCTGAATG TGCTCCTGGAAGTGGACCCATGTTCAGAACCACCactgtggctgtggatgagGAAGGCGGAGACGATGACGATTCTGCAGCCAACAGCAGCTCTTTCATCCAGACGACTTCTGGCCAAGCTACAGAGATGACAATGGACAGAGGTTTCCTAAACACTGGACAAGTCGGTGGCGCTGTTATGCCAAGCCAAATGCCCGTCCAGACAGCGCAAGCGATCGGCTTCGGCATTAAGAACACTTTGGGAACCCCGCTGCAGAAGATAGGCGTGTCGTTTTCATTTGCTAAGAAGACCCCGGTAAAGCTGGAGACCATAGCTTCTGTTTTCAAGGACCACGTGGAAGAATCAAGCTCTGCAGATGGAGCAAAAGCTGATGAGAGAGGGTCCTCGGATGCGGGGAGCCTGCAGAAGTCTGGCGAGGGTGAAAGCACAAATAATTCGGATGGCAAGACAGAGGAGGATGACCAACATGACAAAGACAGCGGGTCTTTAGCCACTACATTATCTAAACTAAAAAAGATGAGGCGAGAAGATGGACCAATGGCAGCTGAACCAGAATACTACCACTATATTCCCCCAGCCCACTGTAAAGTAAAGCCTAATTTTCAATTCCTGCTTTTCATGAAGTCTACGGAACAAATGGAAGCTGAAAACGTGAACAAAAAAAACACGCATGAAGTTAAAAAGGGTAGTTctccaaaacccaaacccagcaaGCACACAGAGAAGGCTGCTGAGAGCACGGGGCAGCAGAAGGAGCAGAGTACTACTGaaactgcagctcagcagggcaAAACAGAGCTAAAAGAAGTCCTAGAAAATGCAAGTGTGCAGGAGAGCACGCATCTTACAGAGAGCAACGTCCCTGAGCCAGACACTACTAAAGAAGTTGCTCAGCCTGTCTCAGGCTGTAAAGATGCCTCTGAAGGACCAAAGCATCCGACAGGaccttttttccctgttctgaGTAAAGATGAGAGCACAACTCTCCAGTGGCCTTCAGAGCTTCTCATATTTACCAAAGCAGAACCGTCTGTTTCATACAGTTGTAACCCCCTGTATTTTGATTTCAAGCTCTCTCGCAACAAAGATGGTAAAGGTAAAGGGGCAGAGAAATCAAAGGATACAGGGAgtctttgtaaagaaaacagtcaGAGCACAGAATCCGGTGAGATAAGCAAACCCAAGGAGGCAGAAAGTATAGGTAACAGTTCTGCtctaaaaatggaaaacaaatctcTGTCCACCTGTGGCTCCCAGAACAAGCAAGAGTGCGGTTTGGCAAGCGCTGGtaagggggagggagaggacagTAGTAAAAGCATAATTGGTAAGAATAAGTCTGGAAGAtcccacaaacacaaaaagaaaaagaagcacaaaaagTCCAGCAAACACAAACGCAAACACAAGGAGGAAGCCGATGAGAAGGGCCGGAAAACTGACCTGGGGGAAGAGAAACCCAAGAAACGGAAAAGACGCAGGCACAGAAAAGGCAAATCATCTCTTTCTGCTGAGTCGGAACGGGTGCTAAAAACTGAGCTGTCTGAAGACTGTAGccatttccagaagaaaaagcGGTGCTCTCAGGAGTCCCAGAGGAAGTCTCTGTCTGCTGAAGAGGGAAGCAGTGGTAAGAAAGAGGATGGTGGTAACTCCTGCCAAGAGCATGGCAGCAAAAAACACAAGACTGACCTGCAGCAGTTATCTGCTTCGAGGAGACGGTGTTTGGCTCCTTCCCTGGGCAGGGCCGGCCGCAGGAGCCGGCAGAGCAGCGGGGACTACGACAGCGACGAGGGCTCCCACGGGAAGCACTGCCAGCAGAAATCCCCGTCGCAGTACAGCGATGACTATGACTCCGGCAGCGAGCACTCCAGGAGCCGCTCCAGGTCGGGGCGGAGGCACTCCTCTCACAGGTCGTATTCGAGCAGCTCTGACGCTTCCACAGACCACAGCCGGTACAGCCGTCGGAGGAGTTACTCGGATGATAGCTACAGCGATTACAGTGACCAGTCGAGGTGCCATTCCAAGCGGTCCCAGGACTCTGAGGATGACTCTGACTACAACAGCTCAAATCACAGATCGAAGCGGCGCAAGTATTCTTCTTCTGAAGATGACTACAGCTCGAGTAGGAGCAGGTCAAGGAGTCGAAGCAGGAGCCGAACCCACCCTCGAGGCAGGTCAAGAACAAGGAGCCGGGGCAGAACacgcagcagcagctgcagccgcAGTCGAAGCAAGAGGAGAAGCCGAAGCGTGACAGGTCGCAGCTGGAAACGGAGCCGCAGCTATAGCAGGGACCGCAGCCGCAGCACGAGGAGCCACTCGCAGAGGTCTCTCTCAAGAAAGGGCTCACGAGGCCACGAGAGCCCCGAAGAGAGGAggtctgggagaagagacttcATCAGGTCCAAAATCTATCGCTCACAATCTCCTCACTATTTCCGGACAGGCCGAAGCGAAGGATCGTTGCTGAAGAAAGAAGATGGCAAAGGAGAGGACCTGAAAGGGTCTGGCTCGCTCTCCCAAAACAGCAGCGGCTCTGGCACAGGGAGGGCCTCGGAAGGCGACTGTAGTCCGGAAGAGAGAAACTCCGTCACTGCAAAACTACTCCTGGAAAAGATTCAATCCAGGAAGGTTGAGAAGAAGCCCTGTGTTGCTGATGAGATGCTGTCGGGGGCAAACAAGGTGGGCATAAAGCTCAAAGATCCTCCCCAGGGCTACTTTGGCCCGAAACTTCCTCCTTCCTTGGGCAACAAACCGGTTCTCCCCTTAATTGGGAAACTGCCAACGATTCGAAAACCGAACACCAAAAGATATGAAGAGTCTGGCTTGGAGAGGGGCGAGGAGCAAGAGCTGTCGGATTCTGAGGATGCTTCCCAAGGCATGGAGGAAGCTCAGTTGGGCAACCAGTCTCTCCTGGAAGAAGTGGTGATGGTGATTCAGGATAAACCTTTGGATGAGCAGAAACGCGAGGAACCTGCCGTGGAAATGCCGTCCATGCCTCTCGAAGCACCGACACTCCCCGAGTGCTTCGGCTCTGGAGATCTGGTCATGTCGCACAACTTCCTCTCGGATCCAAGTGATGGCGATGGGCTAGAACGTATGGAAGGGGGCAACCAGCCGGTCCCAGTGGAAACCAGTATGATGCCCTTAGTTCCAGATGTCGAGCACTTTTCTGGCTATGTGCCTCAGAGCGGGGAGCCCAGCATCGAAGGGGATCgggaaggaggagaagattCCTCTCTAGCACCGCTCGAGAGCCAGCCCATCACTTTTACACCCGAAGAAATGGAGAAGTACAGTAAGCTGCAGCAAGCTGCGCAGCAGcacattcagcagcagcttctggcaAAGCAGGTCAAGGCCTTTCCTGCCTCGGCAGCCCTGGCGCCGGCAGcgcctgccctgcagcccatccACATTCAGCAGCCAGCAGCGGCATCCGCAACCTCCATCACCACCGTGCAGCACGCCATCCTgcagcaccacgcagccgccgccgccgccgccatcgGGATTCACCCtcacccccatccccagcctCTCGCTCAGGTTCATCAtatcccccagccccacctgaCACCCATTTCTTTATCCCATTTGACCCACTCGATTATTCCAGGGCACCCTGCCACGTTTCTAGCCAGCCACCCCATCCACATCATTCCAGCATCAGCTATCCATCCGGGCCCCTTTACTTTTCATCCCGTTCCTCATGCTCTTTACCCAACCCTTCTCGCCCCgagacctgctgctgctgcggccgCTACGGCGTTACATCTTCACCCTTTGCTGCACCCCATTTTCTCAGGACAGGACTTGCAGCATCCACCCAGTCACGGCACATGA
- the GPATCH8 gene encoding G patch domain-containing protein 8 isoform X4: protein MGMGRMEMELDYAEDATERRRVLEVEKEDTEELRQKYKDYVDKEKAIAKALEDLRANFYCELCDKQYQKHQEFDNHINSYDHAHKQEGTQDYCETGMIADVLKANPSNFGAQITRRLKDLKQREFARNVSSRSRKDERKQEKALRRLHELAEQRRQPECAPGSGPMFRTTTVAVDEEGGDDDDSAANSSSFIQTTSGQATEMTMDRGFLNTGQVGGAVMPSQMPVQTAQAIGFGIKNTLGTPLQKIGVSFSFAKKTPVKLETIASVFKDHVEESSSADGAKADERGSSDAGSLQKSGEGESTNNSDGKTEEDDQHDKDSGSLATTLSKLKKMRREDGPMAAEPEYYHYIPPAHCKVKPNFQFLLFMKSTEQMEAENVNKKNTHEVKKGSSPKPKPSKHTEKAAESTGQQKEQSTTETAAQQGKTELKEVLENASVQESTHLTESNVPEPDTTKEVAQPVSGCKDASEGPKHPTGPFFPVLSKDESTTLQWPSELLIFTKAEPSVSYSCNPLYFDFKLSRNKDGKGKGAEKSKDTGSLCKENSQSTESGEISKPKEAESIGNSSALKMENKSLSTCGSQNKQECGLASAGKGEGEDSSKSIIGKNKSGRSHKHKKKKKHKKSSKHKRKHKEEADEKGRKTDLGEEKPKKRKRRRHRKGKSSLSAESERVLKTELSEDCSHFQKKKRCSQESQRKSLSAEEGSSGKKEDGGNSCQEHGSKKHKTDLQQLSASRRRCLAPSLGRAGRRSRQSSGDYDSDEGSHGKHCQQKSPSQYSDDYDSGSEHSRSRSRSGRRHSSHRSYSSSSDASTDHSRYSRRRSYSDDSYSDYSDQSRCHSKRSQDSEDDSDYNSSNHRSKRRKYSSSEDDYSSSRSRSRSRSRSRTHPRGRSRTRSRGRTRSSSCSRSRSKRRSRSVTGRSWKRSRSYSRDRSRSTRSHSQRSLSRKGSRGHESPEERRSGRRDFIRSKIYRSQSPHYFRTGRSEGSLLKKEDGKGEDLKGSGSLSQNSSGSGTGRASEGDCSPEERNSVTAKLLLEKIQSRKVEKKPCVADEMLSGANKVGIKLKDPPQGYFGPKLPPSLGNKPVLPLIGKLPTIRKPNTKRYEESGLERGEEQELSDSEDASQGMEEAQLGNQSLLEEVVMVIQDKPLDEQKREEPAVEMPSMPLEAPTLPECFGSGDLVMSHNFLSDPSDGDGLERMEGGNQPVPVETSMMPLVPDVEHFSGYVPQSGEPSIEGDREGGEDSSLAPLESQPITFTPEEMEKYSKLQQAAQQHIQQQLLAKQVKAFPASAALAPAAPALQPIHIQQPAAASATSITTVQHAILQHHAAAAAAAIGIHPHPHPQPLAQVHHIPQPHLTPISLSHLTHSIIPGHPATFLASHPIHIIPASAIHPGPFTFHPVPHALYPTLLAPRPAAAAAATALHLHPLLHPIFSGQDLQHPPSHGT from the exons ATGGGCATGGGGAGGATGGAAATGGAG cttgacTACGCCGAAGATGCCACTGAGCGGAGGCGTGTACTGGAGGTGGAGAAAGAAGACACCGAGGAGCTGAGGCAGAAATACAAG GATTATGTTGATAAAGAAAAGGCAATTGCCAAGGCTTTGGAAGACCTCAGAGCAAACTTCTACTGTGAACTCTGTGACAAGCAGTATCAAAAGCATCAAGAGTTTGACAACCACATAAACTCTTACGATCATGCTCACAAGCAG GAAGGAACTCAGGATTATTGCGAAACAGGGATGATAG CTGATGTATTGAAAGCAAACCCTTCTAATTTTGGAGCCCAGATCACAAGA AGGTTGAAAGATCTCAAGCAAAGGGAATTTGCTCGCAATGTCTCTTCAAGATCACGTAAAgatgaaaggaagcaggagaaagCCCTCCGACGTCTACATGAACTGGCAGAACAGAGGAGGCAGCCTGAATG TGCTCCTGGAAGTGGACCCATGTTCAGAACCACCactgtggctgtggatgagGAAGGCGGAGACGATGACGATTCTGCAGCCAACAGCAGCTCTTTCATCCAGACGACTTCTGGCCAAGCTACAGAGATGACAATGGACAGAGGTTTCCTAAACACTGGACAAGTCGGTGGCGCTGTTATGCCAAGCCAAATGCCCGTCCAGACAGCGCAAGCGATCGGCTTCGGCATTAAGAACACTTTGGGAACCCCGCTGCAGAAGATAGGCGTGTCGTTTTCATTTGCTAAGAAGACCCCGGTAAAGCTGGAGACCATAGCTTCTGTTTTCAAGGACCACGTGGAAGAATCAAGCTCTGCAGATGGAGCAAAAGCTGATGAGAGAGGGTCCTCGGATGCGGGGAGCCTGCAGAAGTCTGGCGAGGGTGAAAGCACAAATAATTCGGATGGCAAGACAGAGGAGGATGACCAACATGACAAAGACAGCGGGTCTTTAGCCACTACATTATCTAAACTAAAAAAGATGAGGCGAGAAGATGGACCAATGGCAGCTGAACCAGAATACTACCACTATATTCCCCCAGCCCACTGTAAAGTAAAGCCTAATTTTCAATTCCTGCTTTTCATGAAGTCTACGGAACAAATGGAAGCTGAAAACGTGAACAAAAAAAACACGCATGAAGTTAAAAAGGGTAGTTctccaaaacccaaacccagcaaGCACACAGAGAAGGCTGCTGAGAGCACGGGGCAGCAGAAGGAGCAGAGTACTACTGaaactgcagctcagcagggcaAAACAGAGCTAAAAGAAGTCCTAGAAAATGCAAGTGTGCAGGAGAGCACGCATCTTACAGAGAGCAACGTCCCTGAGCCAGACACTACTAAAGAAGTTGCTCAGCCTGTCTCAGGCTGTAAAGATGCCTCTGAAGGACCAAAGCATCCGACAGGaccttttttccctgttctgaGTAAAGATGAGAGCACAACTCTCCAGTGGCCTTCAGAGCTTCTCATATTTACCAAAGCAGAACCGTCTGTTTCATACAGTTGTAACCCCCTGTATTTTGATTTCAAGCTCTCTCGCAACAAAGATGGTAAAGGTAAAGGGGCAGAGAAATCAAAGGATACAGGGAgtctttgtaaagaaaacagtcaGAGCACAGAATCCGGTGAGATAAGCAAACCCAAGGAGGCAGAAAGTATAGGTAACAGTTCTGCtctaaaaatggaaaacaaatctcTGTCCACCTGTGGCTCCCAGAACAAGCAAGAGTGCGGTTTGGCAAGCGCTGGtaagggggagggagaggacagTAGTAAAAGCATAATTGGTAAGAATAAGTCTGGAAGAtcccacaaacacaaaaagaaaaagaagcacaaaaagTCCAGCAAACACAAACGCAAACACAAGGAGGAAGCCGATGAGAAGGGCCGGAAAACTGACCTGGGGGAAGAGAAACCCAAGAAACGGAAAAGACGCAGGCACAGAAAAGGCAAATCATCTCTTTCTGCTGAGTCGGAACGGGTGCTAAAAACTGAGCTGTCTGAAGACTGTAGccatttccagaagaaaaagcGGTGCTCTCAGGAGTCCCAGAGGAAGTCTCTGTCTGCTGAAGAGGGAAGCAGTGGTAAGAAAGAGGATGGTGGTAACTCCTGCCAAGAGCATGGCAGCAAAAAACACAAGACTGACCTGCAGCAGTTATCTGCTTCGAGGAGACGGTGTTTGGCTCCTTCCCTGGGCAGGGCCGGCCGCAGGAGCCGGCAGAGCAGCGGGGACTACGACAGCGACGAGGGCTCCCACGGGAAGCACTGCCAGCAGAAATCCCCGTCGCAGTACAGCGATGACTATGACTCCGGCAGCGAGCACTCCAGGAGCCGCTCCAGGTCGGGGCGGAGGCACTCCTCTCACAGGTCGTATTCGAGCAGCTCTGACGCTTCCACAGACCACAGCCGGTACAGCCGTCGGAGGAGTTACTCGGATGATAGCTACAGCGATTACAGTGACCAGTCGAGGTGCCATTCCAAGCGGTCCCAGGACTCTGAGGATGACTCTGACTACAACAGCTCAAATCACAGATCGAAGCGGCGCAAGTATTCTTCTTCTGAAGATGACTACAGCTCGAGTAGGAGCAGGTCAAGGAGTCGAAGCAGGAGCCGAACCCACCCTCGAGGCAGGTCAAGAACAAGGAGCCGGGGCAGAACacgcagcagcagctgcagccgcAGTCGAAGCAAGAGGAGAAGCCGAAGCGTGACAGGTCGCAGCTGGAAACGGAGCCGCAGCTATAGCAGGGACCGCAGCCGCAGCACGAGGAGCCACTCGCAGAGGTCTCTCTCAAGAAAGGGCTCACGAGGCCACGAGAGCCCCGAAGAGAGGAggtctgggagaagagacttcATCAGGTCCAAAATCTATCGCTCACAATCTCCTCACTATTTCCGGACAGGCCGAAGCGAAGGATCGTTGCTGAAGAAAGAAGATGGCAAAGGAGAGGACCTGAAAGGGTCTGGCTCGCTCTCCCAAAACAGCAGCGGCTCTGGCACAGGGAGGGCCTCGGAAGGCGACTGTAGTCCGGAAGAGAGAAACTCCGTCACTGCAAAACTACTCCTGGAAAAGATTCAATCCAGGAAGGTTGAGAAGAAGCCCTGTGTTGCTGATGAGATGCTGTCGGGGGCAAACAAGGTGGGCATAAAGCTCAAAGATCCTCCCCAGGGCTACTTTGGCCCGAAACTTCCTCCTTCCTTGGGCAACAAACCGGTTCTCCCCTTAATTGGGAAACTGCCAACGATTCGAAAACCGAACACCAAAAGATATGAAGAGTCTGGCTTGGAGAGGGGCGAGGAGCAAGAGCTGTCGGATTCTGAGGATGCTTCCCAAGGCATGGAGGAAGCTCAGTTGGGCAACCAGTCTCTCCTGGAAGAAGTGGTGATGGTGATTCAGGATAAACCTTTGGATGAGCAGAAACGCGAGGAACCTGCCGTGGAAATGCCGTCCATGCCTCTCGAAGCACCGACACTCCCCGAGTGCTTCGGCTCTGGAGATCTGGTCATGTCGCACAACTTCCTCTCGGATCCAAGTGATGGCGATGGGCTAGAACGTATGGAAGGGGGCAACCAGCCGGTCCCAGTGGAAACCAGTATGATGCCCTTAGTTCCAGATGTCGAGCACTTTTCTGGCTATGTGCCTCAGAGCGGGGAGCCCAGCATCGAAGGGGATCgggaaggaggagaagattCCTCTCTAGCACCGCTCGAGAGCCAGCCCATCACTTTTACACCCGAAGAAATGGAGAAGTACAGTAAGCTGCAGCAAGCTGCGCAGCAGcacattcagcagcagcttctggcaAAGCAGGTCAAGGCCTTTCCTGCCTCGGCAGCCCTGGCGCCGGCAGcgcctgccctgcagcccatccACATTCAGCAGCCAGCAGCGGCATCCGCAACCTCCATCACCACCGTGCAGCACGCCATCCTgcagcaccacgcagccgccgccgccgccgccatcgGGATTCACCCtcacccccatccccagcctCTCGCTCAGGTTCATCAtatcccccagccccacctgaCACCCATTTCTTTATCCCATTTGACCCACTCGATTATTCCAGGGCACCCTGCCACGTTTCTAGCCAGCCACCCCATCCACATCATTCCAGCATCAGCTATCCATCCGGGCCCCTTTACTTTTCATCCCGTTCCTCATGCTCTTTACCCAACCCTTCTCGCCCCgagacctgctgctgctgcggccgCTACGGCGTTACATCTTCACCCTTTGCTGCACCCCATTTTCTCAGGACAGGACTTGCAGCATCCACCCAGTCACGGCACATGA